CTGGCCATCGTCACCACCGACCCCGACTACCGGGCGACGGGGGCGGCTCCCGTCTTCTACGCCCGGGACCGGGACGACCTGGAGCGCATCGCCCTCTACCTCAGCCGGGTGACGCTGGGCTCGGCGCACGAGATCCAGCCCGGCACCCTCGTCATCATGCGCCACTGACGGCCGTGCAGACGGGAGGATGCCCGTGCCCATCGTCTACCACTGCTTCGGAGGGGCGCACTCGTCCCCGATCGCAGCCGCCATCCACCTGGGGATGCTCCCGCTGGATCGCATCCCGCCACCGGAGGCCATCCGCGGTGTCCCACACTTCGACGCCACGCCGTCGGACCAGTGGGGCATGCTGCTGCCCATGGGGCAGGATGCCCACGGCCACGCGGTCTTCGTGATGGGCCATGGGCCTCACGCCAGGGTGGCGCTGCAGGCGCTGCTGGACGGGTACCGCCTGGGGGGCGGCGACCCGGAGCAGCTGATGGTGGTCGACACGTTACGCTGCGTCAACGTCTGGATGCGCCTGGGGGGCTACCTCTCCCGCCGGCTCGGGCTGGTCAGGCTCGGTCGGCCTCTGGTAATCTGGGGGACGAGGCGGGCGTACCCTCGGCTCGCATCGCTGGTGCGACAGACCGTGGCGCGCTGTGGCGCCACCCACGCGGCCGGACGCCCGCGGCCCTGAACCGGCCCGATCCCCTGGAGGCGACGGTGTCGACACGCGACCGGCCGTCGGAGGCCCCGGCGGCTACCTCGGGCCCCACCGTGGCCATCGTAGGGCGCCCCAACGTGGGCAAGTCCACGCTCTTCAACCGGCTGGCGGGGCGCCGCCTGGCCATCGTGCACGAGCAGCCCGGGGTCACCCGGGATCGCCTGCGCGCGCCCGTGCGATGGAAGGGCCGGCTCTTCTGGGCCGTGGACACGGGCGGCCTGGTGGATCTCCAGCCGGGCGCGGACGTGGGGGGTGCCATCCTGCGCCAAGCGGCCGCCGCCCTGGAGGAGGCGGCGGTGGTGCTCTTCGTGGTCGACGCCCGCGCCGGGCTGCTGCCGGGCGACCAGACGCTGGCCCGGTGGTTGCGGCGTCTGGGCAAGCCCGTGCTGGTGGTGGCCAACAAGGTGGACAGCACCGCCGTGGAGCCCGCCGTGCACGAGTTCGCGGCACTGGGGCTGGGGGAGATCCTGCCCGTGTCGGCCGCCAACGGGCGCAACGTGGGCGACCTGCTCGACCGGGTGGTGGAGCGACTCGAGCAGGCGGCCGACGCCGTCCCGTCGCTCGCCGCCGAGACGCCGGAGGCGGTGCGCGTCGCCATCGTGGGCCGCCCCAACGTCGGCAAGTCCTCCCTGGTCAACGCCCTGGTGGGCCACGAGCGGGTGGCCGTCCACGAGGAGGCCGGCACCACCCGAGACGCCGTGGACGTCTCGCTGGAGTGGGAGGGGCGGCTCGTCACCCTGGTCGACACCGCTGGCATCCGGCGCAAGGCCCGGCCCGGGGCGGCCGACCTGGAGCAGCTCGCGGTGAGCCGGGCGCTGGCGGCGTTGCAGCGTTGCGACGTGGCCGTGGTGGTCATCGACGCCGCCGAGGGCGTCACCTTCCAGGAGGCCCGCCTGGCCGGGCGTGCCGCGTCGCTGGGGCGGGCCGTCGTGCTGGCCGTCAACAAGTGGGATCTCATCGGGGAGCGGGCGGGGCGGCCCGAGCGCTTCACCGAGGAGGTGCAGACCGCCGCAGCTCGCCTGTACTGGGCACCCGTCTACTACGTCTCCGCCCTGAGGGGCTGGCAGGTCCAGGCCCTGCTGGAGGGTGCCGTGGCGGCCGCCGACCGCCGGCGCCAGCGCCTGGACCCCGGGCAGCTCCGAGCCGTCATCGACCGCGCCCAGGCGCAGCACCCGCCCTCGGGACGAGGCCGCCGGGGCGTGCGCATCGTGGGGGTGCGCCAGTTGGACGGCCCACCTCCGACCCTGGCGCTGGCGCTACGCGGCGCCGCCCAGCTCCCGGTGCCCTACCTGCGCTATCTGGAGCGCCACCTGCGCCGCCACTTCGATCTGACCGGCACGCCCGTCCTGTGGGTGCAGGGGCCGGACGCGCGGCCCCGCCGGGCCTGAGTCCCATCGGCCGTATCGCCCTCCTCTCGCGTCATACCCCCGGAGCCTGACCCATAGCATGTAGCAGCCGTCCGAGCGGCGCGCCCGCGGTCGGGAGTCACGGGCCGCTCGGGTGCAGAGGGGCGTGCGACTGCCGTGGAGCGCTTCGATGTCTTCCGGGACATGGCCGAACGCACGGGCGGATGCATCTACGTCGGGGTCGTGGGGCCGGTGCGTACCGGCAAGTCCACCTTCATCCGGCGGTTCATGGAGCTGCTGGTGCTCCCCGCCATCCACGACCCCGACCAGCAGTCCCGCACCCGGGACCAGCTGCCCCAGAGCGGCGCCGGTCGCACCATCATGACCACCCAGCCCGACTTCGTGCCCGACGAGCCGGTGGAGGTGGTGCTGCAGGAGCCGATCCGGGTCAAGGTGCGGGTCGTCGACTGCGTCGGCTACACCGTGCGGGGCGCCCTGGGCTACGAGGAGGAGGGGCGGCCCCGGATGGTGCGGACGCCGTGGTTCGAAGAGGAGATCCCTTTCGAGCAGGCCGCCGAGATGGGGACGCGCCGGGTCATCACCGAGCATTCGACCATCGGGCTGGTGGTCGTCACCGACGGCTCCATCACCGACATCCCTCGCGAGGCGTACCTGCCGGCGGAGGAGCGGGTCATCTCGGAGCTGCGCGAGCTGGGCAAGCCCTATCTCGTCATCCTCAACTCCACCCACCCCCGGGAACCCGCCACCCAGCGCCTGGCCGCTGACCTGGCGCAACGCTACGGGGTGCCGGTGCTGCCCGTCGATGCCCTGCACATGCAGCACGACGAGCTGCTGGCCATCCTGCAGGAGCTCTTGTGGGAGTTTCCCGTGCGCGAGGTAGGGGTCGTCCTGCCGCGGTGGGTGGAGGAGCTGGCCGACGACCACTGGGTGCGCCGCCAGCTGTTGGAGGCGGTGCAGTCGCACCTGCACGACGTGCGCCGGGTGCGGGACGTGCGCCAGGCGGTCGACCAGCTCCAGCGCCACGAACTGGTGGAGTCGGCTTCCCTGGTCGAGATGGACCTGGGGTCGGGCTGCGCGACCGCGGAATTGCGCACGCTCTCGGCGCTCTTCTACCGGGTGCTCAACGAGATCACCGGCACCCAGGTGGAGAGCGACGCCGACCTGGTGCGGCTCTTGCAGGAGCTGGTGCGGGCCAAGGAGGAGTTCGACTACCTCAGCGAGGCCCTCGCGCAGGTGCGCGCCACGGGGTATGGCGTCGTGACGCCCCGCAAGGAGGAGATCACCTTCCAGCAGCCGGAGCTGATCCGGCAGGGGCACCGGTTCGGGGTGAGGCTCAAGGCCAGTGCGCCCACCATCCACATGGTGAGGGCCGACGTGACGACCGAGGTGACTCCCTTCGTGGGCACCGAGCGGCAGGGGGAGGAGTTCGCCCGCTACCTCTCCAGCCTCTTCGAGGAGAACCCCGAGAAGCTGTGGCAGTCGGACTTCCTGGGGCGGTCGCTGCAGGAGCTGGTGCGGGAAGGGATCCAGAGCAAGCTCCATCGCCTGCCCGAAAACGCCCAGCAGAAGCTGCAGGAGACGCTGACCCGCATCATCAACGAAGGAAGCGGCGGCCTGATCTGCATCATTTTGTAAGGGGGATTTTTGCAGGCAGCGACGGCCTTCGGCAGGAGGATGCCAGCGAACAGCGAAACAGCGCGCCGGACTAATTTCCAGCCCGCAAAGGCCCGTGGTGCCAGCATCGGCGGGCGCGCCGCATACCGGCACCGGCGAGAGGGCAAGATAGGGCGTGCCTGACGGCGCTATCACGAGCCTGAGCGGCAAGGGCTTGACGAGCCTGGCGACAAGGGCGAAAGGGGTTGAGCATCTTGACGAAGGCCGAGCTGGTTGACAAGATCGCCGACAAGACCGGGCTCACCAAGAAGGACTCCGGCCGCGCACTGGACGCCGTCTTCGAGGCCATCACCGAGGCGCTGGCGCAGGGGCAACGGGTCCAGCTCGTGGGCTTCGGCAGCTTCGAGGTGCGCAAGCGGGCCGCCCGCAAGGGCCGCAATCCGCAGACGGGCCGCGAGATCCAGATCGGGGCCCGGGTCGTGCCGGCCTTCAAGGCGGGCAAGGCCCTCAAGGACGCCGTGGCCCGGTAACGGCCCCTTCGATAGGGGAGGCCCCTGAGGAGCGCTGCGTGACCTGGTCGCGCAGCGCTCTGTCTTTTGGGGACCGGGCGATCTATAATGGCTGCCAAAAAGCACCCGACCGTGGTCGGCTCCGCGCCCGGCAGACGAGGAGGCCCACGCGACGTGGCATCGGACCAGCCCATTCGGCTCGGCATGTTGGGTTTCGGCACGGTGGGACAAGCCGTGGCCCGCGCGCTCCAGCGACGAGCCCACGAGATCGCCACCCGCACGGGCCGTGCCATCGTCTTGCACCGGGTGGCGGTCCGGGAGCCTGCCAAGCCCCGCCCGGTGGCGTTGGACGGCCTGCACGTGCATCGCTCACCCCTCGAGGTGGTGGAGCAGCCCGACGTCGACCTGCTGATCGAGGTGATGGGCGGTGAGGAGCCAGCGGCATCGGCCATCCGCCGGGCCCTCGAGCTGGGCAAGCCGGTGGTGACCGCCAACAAGGTGGTGATGGCCCGGCGAGGCCCCGAGCTGTTGGGCATGGCCCGCCGGCGAGGGGTGCCGCTGCTGTTCGAGGCGGCGGTGGGCGGGGCCGTGCCCATCATCCGTCCCGTCCAGGAGTCGCTGGCCTCGGATCGGATCTTGGCCCTGCTGGGCATCGTCAACGGCACCACCAACTTCATCCTGACGGAGATGACCGACGCCGGCGCGGCCTTCGAGGCGGCCCTGCAGGAGGCCCAGCGCCGGGGCTACGCCGAGGCCGACCCCAGCGCGGACGTCTCGGGGTTGGATGCGGCGTGCAAGCTCAGCGTGCTGGCCTCCCTGGCCTTCGACCGGTGGGTGCCGCTGGATCGCCTCGACGTCCGGGGGCTGGAGGGCATCACGGCGCGTGACGTGCAGTACGCCGGGGAGCTGGGACTGGCCGTCAAGCTGCTGGCCTTCTCCCGCCTGCGTGACGATGCAATCGAAGCGTGGGTCGGGCCGGCCCTGCTGCCGAGACGCCATCCGCTGGCCCAGGTGAGGGGCGTCAACAACGCGATCTGGCTCGTGACCGAGGCCGCCGGCGAGCTGATGTTCTACGGGCCCGGGGCGGGGGGCGACCCCACGGCCGCGGCCGTGCTCGGCGACGTGATGGACGCGGTGCGCCGCCATGCGGCTCGTCTCCCCACGGACTCGCGCAACGGCTCGTGGCCGGTCGCAGGCGTGGAGTGGGAGCCGGCCCGCATGGTGGAGCCCGGCGGGGCGCTGGCGCGCTTCTACCTGCGGCTGCAGGTGCTGGACCGACCCGGCGTGCTGGCCGCCACCGCCGACATCTTCGGCCGCCACGGCGTCAGCATCGAGTCGGTCATCCAGAAGGGCCGTGGCGAGGACCCGGTCGACCTGGTCTTCGTCACGCACGAGGCGCCCCTGGCGGCGGTGGAGCGAGTGGCCGCCCAGGTGCGGGAGTTGCCGGTCGTCGCCTGGACGGGCCCGCTGGTGCGGGTGGTCGGCGGCGCATGATCGCCACGGGTGTCATCCAGCGCTACCGGTCCCTGCTCCCGGTGCCCGAGGGGCTGGAGCCGGTCAGCCTGGGCGAGGGCGGCACGCCGCTGGTGCGCCTCGGGCGCCTGGAGCGACAGGCCGGGCTGCGCATCCCGCTCTTCGCCAAGGTGGAGGGGCAAAACCCCACCGGCTCCTTCAAGGACCGGGGGATGACGGTGGCGGTCTCCCTGGCACGGCACCGGGGGCGGCGGGCCGTCATCTGCGCCTCGACGGGCAACACGGCGGCCTCAGCGGCAGCCTATGCGGCACGGGCCGGCATGGCTGCCTTCGTCCTGCTGCCCCAGGGGGCCGTCGCGCCGGGCAAGCTGGCCCAGGCGTTGGCCTACGGGGCCACCGTGGTGGAGATCGCCGGCAACTTCGACCGCGCCCTGCAGCTGGTGCGGGCGATGAGCGAGCGGTTCGAGATGGAGCTGGTCAACTCCGTCAACCCGGCCCGCCTGGAGGGGCAAAAGACGGCCGCCTTCGAGGTCTGCGACCAGCTGGGCCGCGCGCCCGCCTACCTGGCCATCCCGGTGGGCAATGCCGGCAACATCACGGCCTACTGGCAGGGCTTCACGCAGTACCGCCAGGCCGGCCGAGTGGAGGGGGTGCCCGTCATGCTGGGCTTCCAGGCGGCGGGCGCTGCCCCGTTGGTGAGGGGTGAGCCGGTCGAGCAGCCGGAGACGGTGGCCACCGCCATCCGCATCGGCCGGCCGGCGAGCTGGGAGGGCGCGCTGAGGGCCCGAGACGAGTCGGGAGGGATCATCGCGGCCGTGTCGGACGCGGCCATCCTGGAGGCCCAGCGCCGGCTGGCCGGTGAGGAGGGGATCTTCTGCGAACCCGCCTCGGCCGCCAGTCTGGCGGGGGTGCTGCAGCTGGCCCGCGACGGCTACTTTCGTGACGCCTCGGGTCCGGTGGTCTGCGTGCTGACCGGCCACGGGCTCAAGGATCCGGACCGGGCCCACGCCATGGCGCGCCCTGATCAGGTGCGCCGGGTGGGGGCCGACGAGGCGTCGGTGGCCGCGGTGCTGGAGGGGGGCGCAGGCGTCGGGCATGGATGAGACCCCGGTGTCGCCCATCGAGGCCGCGTGGGTGGATGTGCCCGCCTCGACGGCCAATCTGGGACCCGGCTTCGACGCCCTCGGGCTCGCGCTGGAGTTGCGGCTGCGCGTGACCATGCGCTGGGTGGCGACCGAGGGGGGGCCGCAGGCGTGGCCGCCGGCTCTGGCGGGCCTGACGGTGACGGGGGAGGGCGCGGGCCGCATCGAGAGGGGCGCGGCCAACCGGCTCTGGCAGGCTGCGCAGGCGGTCTTCGGCCGCATCGAGGCGCCGTCATGGGCCAGGGGACGGGCCGTCGAGGTGGAGGCGCACAACGCCATCCCGGTGGGAGCCGGGTTGGGCTCCAGCGCGGCCGCGGCGGTGGCGGGGCTGTGGGCGGCCAACGCATTGGCGGGATCGCCCCTCTCCTACGGCACCCTGCTGGAGATGGCCGCGGCGATGGAGGGGCACGCGGACAACGCCGCGGCGGCGGCCCTGGGCGGACTGGTGGTGGCGCGGCGGGGGCGGACGGGAGCGGTGACGGCCATCCGCGTGCCCCTGCCGCGGGGGGAGCTGGTGGCGGCGCTGGCCGTCCCCGACTTCGCACTGCCCACGGAACGGGCGCGCCGGGTGCTGCCGGCGACGGTGAGCCGGGAGGATGCGGTCTTCAACGTGGGGGGTGCCTCCCTGACGGTGGCGGCCCTGACCACCGGGCGCTTCGAGGTGCTGGCCGAGGCCATGGCCGACCGGCTGCACCAGCCCCACCGCAGCGCCCTGGTGCCGGGCCTGGATGCGGCGATGGAGGCGGCCGTGGTCGCGGGCGCCTACGGGGCGGCACTGAGCGGCGCGGGGCCATCGGTGGTGGCTCTTTGCCCGTCCCATCGCGGCGACGAGGTGGCGGTGGCCATGGCAGGCGCCATGAGCCGAAACGGGCTGCAGGTGCGCGCCATGGTGCTGCCCGTGGCGACGGAGGGAGCGCGGTTGCGCGTTCGACGGCGTGCGTCCGCCCCGGGGGCGGGCGGCGACGAGAGGGAGTCGGGATAGCGGCATGGCTCTGGTCGTACAGAAGTTCGGGGGCACGTCGGTGGGCAACCCGGAGCGGATCCGGGAGGTGGCGCGCCGTATCGCCGAGACCCGCGGCGCAGGCCATCGGGTGGTGGTCGTGGTCTCGGCCATGGGGCACACGACGGACCAGCTGCTGGATCTGGCGCATCAGGTATGTCGTCGGCCGCCCCGGCGGGAGCTCGACATGCTCCTCTCCACCGGCGAGCAGGTCTCCATCGCGCTGGTCGCCATGGCGCTGGAGGACCTGGGGGTGCCGGCCATCTCGCTGACCGGCGCCCAGGTGGGCATCCATACGGATGGGATGTACACCCGGGCCCGCATTCGCCGGATCTCCACCGGCCGCATCGGCGAGGAGCTGGAGGCGGGGCGGGTGGTGGTGGTGGCCGGCTTCCAGGGGATCACCGACGGGTGGGACATCACCACCCTGGGACGGGGCGGCTCCGACACGACGGCCGTGGCGCTGGCAGCCGCGTTGCAGGCCGACGTCTGCGAGATCTACACCGACGTCGTCGGCGTCTTCACGGCCGATCCCCGCGTGGTGCCCCATGCCCGGCTGCTGCCGGTCATCTCCCACGGGGAGATGCTGGAACTGGCCAGCCTGGGGGCCGCGGTGCTGCAGCCGCGCTCGGTGGAGCTGGCGGCGCAGTACGGGGTCGTCATCCACGTGCGTTCGAGCTTCGAGAGGCGGGAGGGGACGAGGGTGGTCCCGGAGGCGAACCTGGAGAAGGCCATGGTCGTGACGGGGGTGACTCACGACCGCAACGTGGCCAAGGTGACGGTCATCGACGTGCCGGACCGGCCGGGGGTGGCCTTCCGGCTCTTCTCCGAGCTGGCGGCGGCCGGCATCAACGTCGACATGATCGTGCAGACGGCCAAGCAGCAGGCCACGACGGATCTCCTCTTCACGGTGGCCAGGACCGACCTGGAGCAGACGCTGGAGATCACCCGGCGCGTGGCGGCCGAGCTCGGCACCCGCGACGTGCGCCACGACGACACCGTCGGCAAGGTCTCCATCGTCGGGGCGGGCATGGTCAGCAACCCGGGCGTGGCGGCGCGGATGTTTGGGGCGCTGGCGGCGCAGGGCATCAACATCCAGGCCATCTCGACCTCGGAGATCAAGGTCTCCTGCCTCATCGACGAGCAGCGGCTCGAGGAGGCCGTGCGAGCGGTGCACGACGCCTTCGCCCCGGGGGCGGCCAGCGAGCAGCCGGCGCTGATCCAGCCCCGCTAACGGATCTGGCCATCGGGACGGGGTTTCTCCCGCAGCAGCCGATCCATGCGCCAGGCCAGCTCCTGAGCTTGGGTCACCGCGTCCTGCAGGTGCAGCAGGGTCTGCTTGAGGTGGGTGGTGAGCGCGGTCTGCGCCTCGACCAGCGCCTCGGCCACCTCGGAGGCGGTGTCGGAGGGCGAGGGCACCCCGACGCCACCCGAGACCTGGGAGGGGCCTGCGTCGCCATGGGGCGCGCCCGACTGGGGGGGGGCGCCTGGGCACCGACGCGGGCCGTCAGCGGCTGCGGGACGATGGGCTGGGCGGCCGCCTTGAGAAGGCGGCGCCGCAGCACCTCGTTGACCTGCTGGGTGACGATCTGGCGGAGCTCCTCCTGCTGCTCCCGCGTCAGGCTCACCGCTGCACCATCCCAGTCCGACGAATCGCCACCCGCACCCTCCACCTCGCCCGGCAGGGTACGGCCGTGTCGGCGAAGGCGGCCCCTCCCGTGCGCAGGCTCAGGGCCCGGTGGGGCTCGCCGGGGTCCAGTGTGCCCACCATGCGGCCGTCGCGAAACACGGCGATGCCTCGCCACTGGATGTCGTCGCAAATCGACCGGCCACGCTCCGGGCGTTACGCCGGGCCGTCGACCGTGGCGGTGGAGGAGGCAGGGGAGGCCGGACAGGGAAAGGAAGATGGTCGGGGCGACCCGACTCGAACGGGCGACCTCTACCACCCCAAGGTAGCGCGCTAGCCAAACTGCGCCACGCCCCGACCGCGTCCCTACCATAGCACAGGCGCCGCGGCGCCGTCAACGCGCCCGCCACGCCCCTGGCGGCAGGATATGGCGCGCCAGGGCCGAATGGACGAGGCTCGGAGGCATGGCCTTGCCATCGACGAGGGCTTGGATGGCAGCCGCCGCGGTCCTGGCATCCCTGGCGGCGACCGGAGCAGAGGAGCCCCGCGGGAGCGTCGCGCAGGCGGCGGCCCCGACCGCTCCGGTCGCCTACGTGCGCGAGGCGGCGGCTGTCTTGACCGGCGTGCAGGTGCTGGCGCCGCTTCCCGGCCCCGCCGGTGCCGACCGTCTCGTCATCGGCTTCTCGGACCGGCTGGAGATCGGCCAGCTCGGGGCCGATGGGCGCTGGCGGGCGGAGTTCACGCTGCACATGCCGTCGGGCATCACGGCCCTGGCGGTGGCCGACCTCGACGGAGCCGGCGAGCAGGAGATCATCGCGGGCTCGGGTGGGGCCGGGTCGCTGGTGCGGATCCGGGCCGTGGCCACCCGACCGGTGCCCGTGCCGGTCAGCGGCTTCCTCTTCGGCGCCGCCCGTCAGCTGGTGGTGGCCGAGCTCGACGGCCGACCGCCGACCGAGGTGCTGGCCGTCAACGCCAACGGCGAGCTCTTCGTCTACAGCGCGGCGGCCGGGGGAGGCTACCGCCGCATCTGGCGGAGTCCACCCGGGTTGCGGGCGAGCCCGCTGGCGGCGGCCGACCTCGACGGCGACGGGCTCTCCGAGGTGGTCGTCGCCGGGCTCGACGGCGTCGTCACCGTCTACCGGTGGAGGCCCGACGGCCTGCAAGCGCTGGGCAACGCCTACCCGTGGGGCAACGTCAGGGCCATGACGGTGGCGTCGCGTGCCGGCGAGCCGCCGCTGCTGGTGGTCATCACGGACCGCGACCTCGTGTACGTCTACCGGTGGGACGGGCAGCATCTGACCGCCGCGAGCGCCGCCTACGACGCCGACCTGCGGCTCCGCCTGGACATGGAGTGGGCGGTGGCCCAGGTGCTCGAGACGACCCGGGGAGCGGGGAGCGGCACCCCGCCCCTGGTGGTGGAGGGGGCCGGCCCGGGCGGGATCACCATCCTGAGGGTGCAGGCCGACCGGGTGCAGCTGCTGGGGCAGACGGTCTGGCCGGGCGCCTCGCCCGGCTACCACCGTCTGGCGGACGGGCGGCTGCTGGTGATCCGGCCCGACCAGGCGCTCGACATCCTGAGGCCGGTGCCGGCCGACTACCTGGCGCTGGTGGTCGACGGCCGGCCTTGGAGCTTGCCACCGGGCACCCGGATGCTCTGGGAGGGGGACCGGCCCCTGGTCGATGTGGAGCAGTTGGGACGGTTCGCCCCGGTCCTGGTCGCGCACGACCGCCTGTCGCACCAGGCCTGGATCGTCTCCAGCAACGATCGTGTCCGTGTCGAGGCCGACGTGCCGCGTGCCGACTCTCAGCGGGCGAGTGCACCCCTGCCGGTGGCGCCGCGGCGCGACGGCTCCACCGGTCGGCTGTACGTGCCGCTGGAGGTGTTGGAGCCCCTCGGATGGCAGGTGCGCTACGACCCGACCGTGCGCCAGCTGACGCTGCGCTCCCCGTGGCCAGGGGGATCCTCGTGACGGAGCGCACCGTCCGGCAGGCGCTGCACCTGTACGTCTCCGGCCGGGTGCAGGGCGTCGGATTCCGGGACTTCACCCGCAGTCAGGCGCGCCGCCTGGCCGTCACCGGCTGGGTGCGCAACCTATCCGATGGCCGGGTGGAGATCTGGGCCGAGGGCGAGCCGCAGGCCCTGTCGGCGTTCGTCGAGCAGGTGCGCCGGGGGCCCCGGGCCGCGAGGGTGACGGACGTGCGGATGGAGCAGGCGACGCCGGGTGGCTACGCCGACTTCGAGGTCCGCCACGGCTGAGCGGCGGACGGGGAGACGCGCGGACAGGACCGGCCCGAGGTGGAAGACGGGATGAGAGAAGAGCCACGCCAGCTCTCGCTGTTCGAGACGGACACCGACGAACCGGCGGTCCGCCCGCCGCGGCCGGCGGACCGAGCGCCCGAGGCCCGTCCCGTCGACCCCGAGACCGAGTGGCTGCGCCGGCTCGCCGCCGCGCCGGACCTGGCCACGCTCGAGGCCATCGTCAAGACCTGTCACCGCTGCCCCCTGCGAGCCGGGTGCACCCAGGTGGTCTTCGGCGAGGGCCACCCCCGGGCGGCCCTCATGCTGGTGGGCGAAGGGCCCGGTCAGGTGGAGGACGAGACGGGGCGGCCCTTCGTGGGGCCGGCGGGCCAACTGCTCGACCGGATGCTGGCCGCCATCGGACTGGCTCGCCAGGACGTCTACATCGCCAACGTCGTCAAGTGCCGGCCCCCCCACAACCGGGTCCCCACTCCCGAGGAGGCCGCCGCCTGCTGGCCCAACCTGCGCCGCCAGATTGAGCTGGTGCGGCCGCGGATCATCCTTTGCCTGGGGGCCACCGCGGCCCGGCAACTGGTGGAGCCACGGGCCAGCGTGAGCGCGATGCGGGGGCGGTGGTGGGTGCGGGACGGCGTCCGGTACCTGGTCACCTTTCATCCGGCGGCGCTGCTGCGGGACCCCAGCAAGAAGCGGCTGGCCTGGCAGGACCTCCAGATGGTGCGCCAGGCCCTCGACGAGGGGGCCGAGGCCGCAGGCTGAAGGGGTCGCAGCCCGGCAGGAGGCGTCATCTGCGCCGGCGAAGAGGCCGGCGAGGGGTGCCGCCGTGGGCCGGGGGTCATGCCGCGGCGGTGCTGGAAGCTAGAGGGGGACGTGCGACACCGTGGGAACGCTGCGGCAACCCGAGAGCATTCGCAACG
This genomic interval from Limnochorda sp. LNt contains the following:
- a CDS encoding capping complex subunit for YIEGIA — translated: MRVRASEWILAIVTTDPDYRATGAAPVFYARDRDDLERIALYLSRVTLGSAHEIQPGTLVIMRH
- a CDS encoding DUF3189 family protein, producing the protein MPIVYHCFGGAHSSPIAAAIHLGMLPLDRIPPPEAIRGVPHFDATPSDQWGMLLPMGQDAHGHAVFVMGHGPHARVALQALLDGYRLGGGDPEQLMVVDTLRCVNVWMRLGGYLSRRLGLVRLGRPLVIWGTRRAYPRLASLVRQTVARCGATHAAGRPRP
- the der gene encoding ribosome biogenesis GTPase Der — encoded protein: MSTRDRPSEAPAATSGPTVAIVGRPNVGKSTLFNRLAGRRLAIVHEQPGVTRDRLRAPVRWKGRLFWAVDTGGLVDLQPGADVGGAILRQAAAALEEAAVVLFVVDARAGLLPGDQTLARWLRRLGKPVLVVANKVDSTAVEPAVHEFAALGLGEILPVSAANGRNVGDLLDRVVERLEQAADAVPSLAAETPEAVRVAIVGRPNVGKSSLVNALVGHERVAVHEEAGTTRDAVDVSLEWEGRLVTLVDTAGIRRKARPGAADLEQLAVSRALAALQRCDVAVVVIDAAEGVTFQEARLAGRAASLGRAVVLAVNKWDLIGERAGRPERFTEEVQTAAARLYWAPVYYVSALRGWQVQALLEGAVAAADRRRQRLDPGQLRAVIDRAQAQHPPSGRGRRGVRIVGVRQLDGPPPTLALALRGAAQLPVPYLRYLERHLRRHFDLTGTPVLWVQGPDARPRRA
- the spoIVA gene encoding stage IV sporulation protein A codes for the protein MERFDVFRDMAERTGGCIYVGVVGPVRTGKSTFIRRFMELLVLPAIHDPDQQSRTRDQLPQSGAGRTIMTTQPDFVPDEPVEVVLQEPIRVKVRVVDCVGYTVRGALGYEEEGRPRMVRTPWFEEEIPFEQAAEMGTRRVITEHSTIGLVVVTDGSITDIPREAYLPAEERVISELRELGKPYLVILNSTHPREPATQRLAADLAQRYGVPVLPVDALHMQHDELLAILQELLWEFPVREVGVVLPRWVEELADDHWVRRQLLEAVQSHLHDVRRVRDVRQAVDQLQRHELVESASLVEMDLGSGCATAELRTLSALFYRVLNEITGTQVESDADLVRLLQELVRAKEEFDYLSEALAQVRATGYGVVTPRKEEITFQQPELIRQGHRFGVRLKASAPTIHMVRADVTTEVTPFVGTERQGEEFARYLSSLFEENPEKLWQSDFLGRSLQELVREGIQSKLHRLPENAQQKLQETLTRIINEGSGGLICIIL
- a CDS encoding HU family DNA-binding protein; translation: MLTKAELVDKIADKTGLTKKDSGRALDAVFEAITEALAQGQRVQLVGFGSFEVRKRAARKGRNPQTGREIQIGARVVPAFKAGKALKDAVAR
- a CDS encoding homoserine dehydrogenase, with protein sequence MASDQPIRLGMLGFGTVGQAVARALQRRAHEIATRTGRAIVLHRVAVREPAKPRPVALDGLHVHRSPLEVVEQPDVDLLIEVMGGEEPAASAIRRALELGKPVVTANKVVMARRGPELLGMARRRGVPLLFEAAVGGAVPIIRPVQESLASDRILALLGIVNGTTNFILTEMTDAGAAFEAALQEAQRRGYAEADPSADVSGLDAACKLSVLASLAFDRWVPLDRLDVRGLEGITARDVQYAGELGLAVKLLAFSRLRDDAIEAWVGPALLPRRHPLAQVRGVNNAIWLVTEAAGELMFYGPGAGGDPTAAAVLGDVMDAVRRHAARLPTDSRNGSWPVAGVEWEPARMVEPGGALARFYLRLQVLDRPGVLAATADIFGRHGVSIESVIQKGRGEDPVDLVFVTHEAPLAAVERVAAQVRELPVVAWTGPLVRVVGGA
- the thrC gene encoding threonine synthase — its product is MIATGVIQRYRSLLPVPEGLEPVSLGEGGTPLVRLGRLERQAGLRIPLFAKVEGQNPTGSFKDRGMTVAVSLARHRGRRAVICASTGNTAASAAAYAARAGMAAFVLLPQGAVAPGKLAQALAYGATVVEIAGNFDRALQLVRAMSERFEMELVNSVNPARLEGQKTAAFEVCDQLGRAPAYLAIPVGNAGNITAYWQGFTQYRQAGRVEGVPVMLGFQAAGAAPLVRGEPVEQPETVATAIRIGRPASWEGALRARDESGGIIAAVSDAAILEAQRRLAGEEGIFCEPASAASLAGVLQLARDGYFRDASGPVVCVLTGHGLKDPDRAHAMARPDQVRRVGADEASVAAVLEGGAGVGHG
- the thrB gene encoding homoserine kinase, whose amino-acid sequence is MDETPVSPIEAAWVDVPASTANLGPGFDALGLALELRLRVTMRWVATEGGPQAWPPALAGLTVTGEGAGRIERGAANRLWQAAQAVFGRIEAPSWARGRAVEVEAHNAIPVGAGLGSSAAAAVAGLWAANALAGSPLSYGTLLEMAAAMEGHADNAAAAALGGLVVARRGRTGAVTAIRVPLPRGELVAALAVPDFALPTERARRVLPATVSREDAVFNVGGASLTVAALTTGRFEVLAEAMADRLHQPHRSALVPGLDAAMEAAVVAGAYGAALSGAGPSVVALCPSHRGDEVAVAMAGAMSRNGLQVRAMVLPVATEGARLRVRRRASAPGAGGDERESG
- a CDS encoding aspartate kinase, whose amino-acid sequence is MALVVQKFGGTSVGNPERIREVARRIAETRGAGHRVVVVVSAMGHTTDQLLDLAHQVCRRPPRRELDMLLSTGEQVSIALVAMALEDLGVPAISLTGAQVGIHTDGMYTRARIRRISTGRIGEELEAGRVVVVAGFQGITDGWDITTLGRGGSDTTAVALAAALQADVCEIYTDVVGVFTADPRVVPHARLLPVISHGEMLELASLGAAVLQPRSVELAAQYGVVIHVRSSFERREGTRVVPEANLEKAMVVTGVTHDRNVAKVTVIDVPDRPGVAFRLFSELAAAGINVDMIVQTAKQQATTDLLFTVARTDLEQTLEITRRVAAELGTRDVRHDDTVGKVSIVGAGMVSNPGVAARMFGALAAQGINIQAISTSEIKVSCLIDEQRLEEAVRAVHDAFAPGAASEQPALIQPR